Proteins from a single region of Syngnathus typhle isolate RoL2023-S1 ecotype Sweden linkage group LG10, RoL_Styp_1.0, whole genome shotgun sequence:
- the LOC133161247 gene encoding 2,4-dienoyl-CoA reductase [(3E)-enoyl-CoA-producing], mitochondrial-like isoform X2 — MLPPGTFQDRVAFITGGGTGLGRAMTTTLSHLGAQCIIASRKLEVLQQTADEISSRTGNKVHVVQLDVRDPQAVTCCMEHVESLTGLPDVIINNAAGNFVCPSENLSANAWKSISDIVLNGTAFVTLELGKRLVRSQKGAAFLAVTTIYAESGSGFVVPSAAAKAGVEALYKSLAGEWGRYGLRFNIIQPGPIRTKGAFSRLDPTGKFEAGMLSRIPTGRLGRAAEMANLASYVCSDYASWMSGAVIRFDGGEYVMMAGEFNELRTVTADQWKVMETMIRSTKGA, encoded by the exons ATGCTGCCGCCTGGAACCTTTCAGGACCGAGTGGCCTTCATCACGGGGGGCGGGACCGGACTGGGGCGCGCCATGACCACCACGCTTTCTCACCTGGGGGCGCAGTGCATCATCGCTAGCAG GAAGTTGGAGGTTCTGCAGCAGACGGCGGATGAGATCAGCAGTCGGACTGGAAACAAG GTCCATGTGGTCCAGCTTGATGTCAGAGATCCTCAGGCTGTCACGTGTTGTATGGAACATGTGGAAAGTCTGACAGGCTTGCCTGAT GTGATCATCAACAACGCGGCGGGAAACTTTGTGTGTCCGTCGGAAAATCTGTCGGCCAACGCTTGGAAGAGCATCAGTGACATCGTCCTGAATGGCACTGCGTTCGTCACGCTGGAGCTGGGGAAGAGACTGGTCCGCAGCCAGAAAG GTGCTGCCTTCCTGGCCGTCACCACCATCTACGCTGAGTCGGGTTCCGGCTTTGTGGTTCCCAGCGCTGCCGCTAAGGCCGGGGTCGAGGCGCTCTACAA GTCTTTGGCAGGAGAGTGGGGACGCTACGGGCTCCGCTTCAACATCATCCAACCTGGACCCATCCGAACCAAG GGCGCCTTCAGCCGCTTGGACCCTACGGGGAAATTTGAAGCCGGAATGCTGAGTCGTATTCCGACGGGTCGACTGGGCCGAGCTGCTGAAATGGCCAACTTGGCATCGTACGTGTGCAGCGACTACGCCAGCTGGATGTCCGGAGCG GTGATTCGCTTTGATGGTGGCGAGTATGTGATGATGGCGGGAGAATTCAACGAGCTGCGCACG GTCACGGCCGATCAATGGAAGGTGATGGAAACGATGATCAGGAGCACCAAAGGAGCCTAA
- the LOC133161247 gene encoding 2,4-dienoyl-CoA reductase [(3E)-enoyl-CoA-producing], mitochondrial-like isoform X3: MVRVYVLNKVQIRKILATWRRWFLDGKLFKLSWRKLEVLQQTADEISSRTGNKVHVVQLDVRDPQAVTCCMEHVESLTGLPDVIINNAAGNFVCPSENLSANAWKSISDIVLNGTAFVTLELGKRLVRSQKGAAFLAVTTIYAESGSGFVVPSAAAKAGVEALYKSLAGEWGRYGLRFNIIQPGPIRTKGAFSRLDPTGKFEAGMLSRIPTGRLGRAAEMANLASYVCSDYASWMSGAVIRFDGGEYVMMAGEFNELRTVTADQWKVMETMIRSTKGA, translated from the exons ATG GTGCGCGTTTACGTCCTGAACAAAGTTCAGATTCGGAAGATTTTGGCAACATGGCGGCGTTGGTTCTTGGACGGAAAACTTTTCAAACTTTCATGGCG GAAGTTGGAGGTTCTGCAGCAGACGGCGGATGAGATCAGCAGTCGGACTGGAAACAAG GTCCATGTGGTCCAGCTTGATGTCAGAGATCCTCAGGCTGTCACGTGTTGTATGGAACATGTGGAAAGTCTGACAGGCTTGCCTGAT GTGATCATCAACAACGCGGCGGGAAACTTTGTGTGTCCGTCGGAAAATCTGTCGGCCAACGCTTGGAAGAGCATCAGTGACATCGTCCTGAATGGCACTGCGTTCGTCACGCTGGAGCTGGGGAAGAGACTGGTCCGCAGCCAGAAAG GTGCTGCCTTCCTGGCCGTCACCACCATCTACGCTGAGTCGGGTTCCGGCTTTGTGGTTCCCAGCGCTGCCGCTAAGGCCGGGGTCGAGGCGCTCTACAA GTCTTTGGCAGGAGAGTGGGGACGCTACGGGCTCCGCTTCAACATCATCCAACCTGGACCCATCCGAACCAAG GGCGCCTTCAGCCGCTTGGACCCTACGGGGAAATTTGAAGCCGGAATGCTGAGTCGTATTCCGACGGGTCGACTGGGCCGAGCTGCTGAAATGGCCAACTTGGCATCGTACGTGTGCAGCGACTACGCCAGCTGGATGTCCGGAGCG GTGATTCGCTTTGATGGTGGCGAGTATGTGATGATGGCGGGAGAATTCAACGAGCTGCGCACG GTCACGGCCGATCAATGGAAGGTGATGGAAACGATGATCAGGAGCACCAAAGGAGCCTAA
- the LOC133161250 gene encoding phosphomevalonate kinase-like gives MEGSHSEPKLILIFSGKRKSGKDYVTNVILDRLGEDVCGVVRLSAPLKEAYAQEHGLDAKQLSSSGPYKELYRVDMISWGEAQRRRDPGFFCRLATRGAHQPVWVVSDARRMSDLCWFWAKFPQQTRCVRVESREETRRRRGWIFTPGVDDAESECGLDSGVDFHWTITNEADAHSLDDQLRPILALAAEATRH, from the exons ATGGAAGGTTCACACTCAGAACCAAAACTCATTTTGATTTTCAGCGGTAAACGGAAGTCAGGGAAAGATTACGTCACGAATGTCATCCTCGATCG TTTAGGAGAGGACGTCTGTGGCGTCGTTCGTCTTTCTGCGCCCCTCAAAGAAGCATATGCTCAG GAACACGGACTGGACGCCAAGCAACTATCGAGTTCCGGCCCTTACAAGGAGCTCTATCGGGTAGACATGATCAGCTGGGGCGAAGCTCAGAGACGGCGAGATCCCGGATTTTTCTGCCGGCTGGCGACAAGAGGAGCGCACCAGCCCGTTTGG GTGGTGAGTGACGCACGGCGGATGTCGGACCTTTGCTGGTTTTGGGCCAAATTCCCTCAACAGACTCGCTGTGTGCGTGTGGAAAGTCGAGAAGAAACGCGCAGGCGTAGGGGGTGGATCTTCACCCCAG GCGTGGATGACGCAGAGTCTGAGTGCGGGTTGGACAGTGGGGTGGACTTCCATTGGACCATCACAAATGAGGCCGACGCCCACTCATTAGATGACCAGTTGCGGCCAATCCTCGCACTGGCGGCGGAGGCGACCCGTCACTGA
- the LOC133161247 gene encoding 2,4-dienoyl-CoA reductase [(3E)-enoyl-CoA-producing], mitochondrial-like isoform X1: MAALVLGRKTFQTFMASCFHSSPAVAQQPPLPQSHFFPPLEAAMLPPGTFQDRVAFITGGGTGLGRAMTTTLSHLGAQCIIASRKLEVLQQTADEISSRTGNKVHVVQLDVRDPQAVTCCMEHVESLTGLPDVIINNAAGNFVCPSENLSANAWKSISDIVLNGTAFVTLELGKRLVRSQKGAAFLAVTTIYAESGSGFVVPSAAAKAGVEALYKSLAGEWGRYGLRFNIIQPGPIRTKGAFSRLDPTGKFEAGMLSRIPTGRLGRAAEMANLASYVCSDYASWMSGAVIRFDGGEYVMMAGEFNELRTVTADQWKVMETMIRSTKGA; encoded by the exons ATGGCGGCGTTGGTTCTTGGACGGAAAACTTTTCAAACTTTCATGGCG TCGTGTTTCCACAGCTCGCCGGCCGTTGCTCAGCAGCCGCCGCTTCCTCAGTCGCACTTCTTCCCACCGCTGGAGGCGGCCATGCTGCCGCCTGGAACCTTTCAGGACCGAGTGGCCTTCATCACGGGGGGCGGGACCGGACTGGGGCGCGCCATGACCACCACGCTTTCTCACCTGGGGGCGCAGTGCATCATCGCTAGCAG GAAGTTGGAGGTTCTGCAGCAGACGGCGGATGAGATCAGCAGTCGGACTGGAAACAAG GTCCATGTGGTCCAGCTTGATGTCAGAGATCCTCAGGCTGTCACGTGTTGTATGGAACATGTGGAAAGTCTGACAGGCTTGCCTGAT GTGATCATCAACAACGCGGCGGGAAACTTTGTGTGTCCGTCGGAAAATCTGTCGGCCAACGCTTGGAAGAGCATCAGTGACATCGTCCTGAATGGCACTGCGTTCGTCACGCTGGAGCTGGGGAAGAGACTGGTCCGCAGCCAGAAAG GTGCTGCCTTCCTGGCCGTCACCACCATCTACGCTGAGTCGGGTTCCGGCTTTGTGGTTCCCAGCGCTGCCGCTAAGGCCGGGGTCGAGGCGCTCTACAA GTCTTTGGCAGGAGAGTGGGGACGCTACGGGCTCCGCTTCAACATCATCCAACCTGGACCCATCCGAACCAAG GGCGCCTTCAGCCGCTTGGACCCTACGGGGAAATTTGAAGCCGGAATGCTGAGTCGTATTCCGACGGGTCGACTGGGCCGAGCTGCTGAAATGGCCAACTTGGCATCGTACGTGTGCAGCGACTACGCCAGCTGGATGTCCGGAGCG GTGATTCGCTTTGATGGTGGCGAGTATGTGATGATGGCGGGAGAATTCAACGAGCTGCGCACG GTCACGGCCGATCAATGGAAGGTGATGGAAACGATGATCAGGAGCACCAAAGGAGCCTAA